Proteins found in one Panicum hallii strain FIL2 chromosome 4, PHallii_v3.1, whole genome shotgun sequence genomic segment:
- the LOC112890007 gene encoding protein CELLULOSE SYNTHASE INTERACTIVE 1, with amino-acid sequence MAAALAWRFNGTNGGSHGGADLERHVDKVQESEPPTPMSVMKMGKNRVNVEDEETLSSVAHCIEQLRQSSSSTQEKESSLKQLLDLVQTRDTAFGAVGSHSQAVPILVSLLRSGPSGVKMLAATVLGSLCKEEELRVKVLLGGCIPPLLALLRSKSAESQTAAAKTIYAVSQGGIRDHVGSKIFSTENVVPVLWEQLKITLKNESLVDGLLTGALKNLSKNTEGFWSATVQCGGVDILVKLVSSGNTNTLANACYLLGSLMVEDSSVCSKVLSGETTKQLLKLLGPGNETSIRAEAAGALKSLSAQSKEARRQIANSNGIPALINATIAPSKEFMQGESAQALQENAMCALANISGGLSYVISSLGESLESCSSPAQIADTLGALASALMIYDANAESISASDPLDIEKTLLKQFKPKVPFLVQERIIEALASLYSNPVLCKTLADSDAKRLLVGLITMAGTEVQDDLTKSLFALCKKDCDLWQALQGREGVQLLISLLGLSSEQQQECAVALLALLSKENDESKWAITAAGGIPPLVQILETGSPKAKEDSAIILGNLCNHSEDIRACVESADAVPALLWLLKNGSDNGKEIASKTLNHLIHKSDTGTISQLSALLTSEQPESKVYVLDALKSLLSVAPLNDILHEGSAANDAVETMIKILSSPKEETQAKSASALAGLFHCRKDLRETHIAVKTLGSVMKLLDIQSDKILMGASCCLAAIFLSIKQNKEVTAIGQDALSPLASLANSSVIEVAEQATRALANLFLDQGLSLQVSFEEILFRVTRVLREGTIDGRTHAAAAIARLLQCRTINQLLSDTINRSGCVLALAGLLEAANGEAAATSEVLDALVLLSRSKASSGHTKAPWVVLAENPHTILPLVSCIADAAPSLQDKAIEVVARLCSDQHDVVGGLVSETPGCMSSITRRVIGSNVLKVKVGGCALLVCAAKEHCQKQIEILNDSSLYIQLIHSLIDMIHMANTPAESGSGDSISDIRISRHSKENNNDGETVCRTAVISGNMIPLWLLAVFSRHDSKTRAEILEAGAVEMLTEKISQNAFQYVGEEDSTSWVCSLLLALLFQEREIIRSDSALHSIPVLSNLLRSDEPAYRYFAAQALSSLVCNGSRGTLLAVANSGAAIGLISLLGCADVDIADLLELSEEFMLVPNPDQIALERLFRVDDIRVGATSRKSIPLLVDLLKPIPERPGAPFLALGLLTQLAVDCPQNMLLMAEAGILEALTKYLSLSPQDATEEATTELLGILFSSAEIRHHESALGVVNQLVAVLRLGARNSRYSAAKALESLFSADHVRNSESARQAIQPLVEILSTGMEREQHAAISALVRLLCDNPSRALAVADVEMNAVDVLCRILSSDCSAELKGDAAELCCVLFANTRIRSTMAAALFVEPLVGLLVSEANPAQLSVVRALDRVLDDEQLAELVAAHGAVVPLVGLLYGRNYMLHEAVARALVKLGKDRPACKLEMVKAGVIESILDILHDAPDFLCIALAEMLRILTNNASIAKGPSAAKVVQPLFSLLSKADMGPEGQYSALQVLVNILEHPECRADYNLTPRQTIEPVITLLNSSPPAVQQLAAELLSHLLLEDHLQKDTITEQAITPLIQVLSSGLPNLQQRAIKALANLAIAWPNTIAKEGGVFELSKVLLQSDPPLPHVVWESAASVLSSILQYSTEFFLEVPVAVLVQLLRSGTESTVVGALNALLVLESDDSTSAEAMAESGAVEALLDLLRSHQCEETAARLIEALLNNVRIREAKAAKNAIAPLSMYLLDPQTQSQQGRLLAALALGDLFQNEGLARSTDAVAACRALVNLLEDQPTEEMKVVAICALQNLVMYSRANKRAVAESGGVQVLLDLISSSNPDTSVQAAMFVKLLFNNHTIQEYATSETVRVITASIEKDIWASGSANEEYLKALNALLSNFPRLRVTEPATLCIPHLVTSLKTGSEATQEAALDSLYLLRQAWSACPAEVFKAQSVAASEAIPLLQYLIQSGPPRFQEKAELLLQCLPGTLTVTIKRGNNLRQSVGNPSAFCKLTLGNNTPRLTKIVSTGATPEWDEAFAWAFDSPPKGQKLHISCKNNSKFGKKSFGKVTIQIDRVVMLGSVAGEYTLLPESKSGPNRNLEIEFQWSNK; translated from the exons GAAAGACATGTGGACAAAGTTCAAGAATCAGAGCCACCAACTCCTATGTCAGTCATGAAAATGGGCAA GAACCGAGTTAATGTGGAGGATGAGGAGACGCTTTCAAGTGTTGCTCATTGTATTGAGCAGTTACGGCAGAGTTCTTCATCCACTCAAGAGAAAGAGAGCTCTTTGAAGCAGTTATTAGATCTTGTTCAAACACGTGATACTGCATTTGGAGCTGTTGGGTCACATTCACAGGCCGTTCCAATTCTTGTATCTCTTCTTAGGTCTGGACCATCCGGAGTTAAGATGCTGGCTGCCACTGTTCTTGGGTCTCTTTGCAAGGAAGAGGAATTAAGGGTGAAAGTCCTACTTGGTGGTTGCATCCCACCATTGCTTGCTCTTCTCAGATCAAAGTCAGCTGAAAGCCAAACTGCAGCTGCCAAAACCATCTATGCTGTTTCACAAGGTGGGATAAGGGATCATGTTGGATCAAAGATTTTCTCAACGGAAAATGTTGTTCCGGTACTATGGGAGCAGCTTAAAATTACTCTAAAAAATGAGAGTTTGGTGGATGGCCTTCTAACTGGAGCGCTGAAGAATTTATCAAAAAACACAGAGGGGTTTTGGTCAGCAACTGTGCAATGTGGCGGAGTTGATATACTTGTAAAGCTGGTCAGTTCGGGAAATACAAACACCCTTGCAAATGCTTGCTATCTTCTTGGGTCTTTGATGGTGGAAGACTCTTCTGTTTGTTCTAAAGTTTTATCTGGAGAAACAACAAAGCAGCTTCTAAAGTTACTTGGTCCTGGAAATGAAACTTCCATAAGAGCTGAAGCTGCTGGGGCTCTCAAGTCCCTTTCTGCACAGAGTAAAGAGGCCAGGCGTCAGATAGCTAATTCTAATGGTATTCCTGCTCTTATAAATGCTACTATCGCTCCATCAAAAGAGTTCATGCAAGGTGAATCTGCTCAGGCATTGCAAGAGAATGCAATGTGTGCATTGGCAAATATATCTGGTGGTTTATCTTATGTAATCTCAAGCCTTGGTGAGAGTCTCGAGTCATGCTCTTCACCTGCACAGATTGCAGATACTCTTGGTGCATTGGCCTCAGCCTTGATGATATATGACGCAAATGCGGAATCTATCAGTGCTTCTGATCCTCTTGACATTGAGAAAACACTGTTGAAGCAGTTTAAGCCTAAGGTGCCCTTCCTTGTGCAGGAGCGCATAATTGAAGCTTTGGCTAGCTTGTATAGTAACCCGGTTCTCTGCAAGACGCTAGCAGATTCTGATGCGAAACGCTTGCTTGTTGGTTTAATAACCATGGCAGGTACTGAGGTGCAAGATGACCTCACGAAATCACTTTTTGCTCTCTGCAAGAAGGACTGTGATCTATGGCAAGCTCTGCAAGGTCGTGAAGGTGTTCAGCTATTGATTTCTTTACTTGGTCTTTCCTCAGAACAGCAGCAGGAATGTGCTGTTGCTCTGCTTGCTCTTCTATCAAAGGAGAATGATGAGAGCAAATGGGCTATCACTGCTGCTGGTGGCATACCTCCTCTTGTACAAATTTTAGAAACTGGATCTCCAAAAGCTAAAGAAGATTCAGCGATCATCCTTGGCAATTTATGCAATCACAGTGAAGACATAAGAGCATGTGTTGAAAGTGCAGATGCTGTTCCTGCTTTACTATGGCTTCTGAAAAATGGAAGTGATAATGGTAAGGAGATAGCTTCTAAAACACTGAATCATCTCATCCACAAGTCAGATACAGGAACTATTAGTCAGTTATCTGCTCTTTTGACAAGTGAACAGCCTGAGTCAAAAGTTTATGTTCTGGATGCTTTGAAAAGCTTGCTCTCTGTTGCACCACTCAATGATATTCTACATGAGGGAAGTGCTGCAAATGACGCGGTTGAGACAATGATTAAAATTCTTAGCTCACCCAAGGAAGAAACTCAGGCTAAATCAGCATCTGCTCTTGCTGGTCTATTCCATTGCCGCAAGGACCTGCGAGAAACTCATATTGCTGTGAAGACACTTGGGTCAGTTATGAAGCTGCTTGATATTCAGTCTGACAAAATACTAATGGGTGCATCATGTTGCCTTGCTGCCATTTTTCTTTCAATCAAGCAAAACAAAGAGGTTACTGCAATTGGACAGGATGCTTTATCTCCATTGGCCTCACTTGCAAACTCTTCCGTTATTGAAGTAGCAGAACAAGCGACCAGAGCTTTGGCTAATCTTTTTCTTGATCAGGGATTATCTCTACAGGTGTCTTTTGAAGAAATTCTCTTCCGTGTAACACGTGTGCTAAGAGAGGGAACTATTGATGGAAGAACTCATGCAGCTGCAGCAATAGCTCGTCTTTTGCAGTGTCGAACTATTAACCAGCTGCTTTCAGATACTATTAACCGCTCTGGGTGTGTCCTTGCTCTAGCTGGACTCTTGGAAGCTGCCAATGGTGAAGCTGCTGCAACATCAGAAGTTCTTGATGCACTGGTGCTATTATCACGATCAAAGGCATCAAGTGGGCACACCAAGGCTCCCTGGGTAGTTCTTGCAGAAAATCCCCACACAATACTTCCCCTTGTTTCATGTATAGCTGATGCTGCTCCCTCCTTACAAGATAAAGCCATAGAAGTTGTGGCAAGACTGTGTTCCGACCAACATGATGTTGTGGGTGGTTTGGTTTCTGAAACTCCAGGTTGCATGTCATCAATCACACGGCGAGTCATTGGCTCTAACGTGCTTAAAGTTAAAGTTGGTGGATGTGCTCTTCTTGTTTGTGCAGCAAAAGAGCATTGTCAGAAGCAGATAGAGATTCTGAATGATTCAAGTCTATATATTCAATTAATTCATTCTTTAATTGATATGATCCATATGGCAAACACGCCTGCTGAAAGTGGCAGTGGTGATAGCATATCAGATATTAGGATATCCAGACACTCCAAAGAAAACAACAATGATGGTGAAACTGTGTGCCGTACTGCTGTAATCTCAGGCAACATGATTCCACTATGGCTTCTTGCTGTCTTTTCTCGTCATGACAGCAAAACAAGAGCAGAAATCCTAGAAGCTGGAGCAGTTGAAATGCTCACTGAGAAGATTTCACAAAATGCATTCCAATATGTG GGTGAAGAAGATAGCACCTCATGGGTCTGTTCCTTGCTTCTTGCTTTGCTATTCCAAGAAAGAGAAATAATTCGATCAGACTCAGCGTTACACTCCATTCCTGTGCTCTCAAACTTGTTAAGATCAGATGAGCCAGCATACAGGTACTTTGCTGCACAAGCTTTGTCAAGTCTGGTCTGCAATGGTAGCAGAGGAACTCTTCTGGCTGTTGCTAATTCTGGTGCAGCCATTGGACTTATATCTTTGCTTGGATGCGCTGATGTTGATATAGCTGATCTTTTGGAGCTATCAGAGGAATTCATGTTGGTGCCTAATCCTGATCAAATTGCATTAGAGAGGCTGTTCAGAGTTGATGATATCAGGGTTGGTGCAACTTCCAGAAAATCTATTCCTCTTCTTGTGGATCTACTTAAACCCATTCCTGAAAGACCTGGTGCTCCTTTCTTGGCCTTGGGTCTTCTGACTCAGTTGGCAGTTGATTGCCCCCAAAACATGCTGCTAATGGCTGAAGCTGGAATCCTAGAAGCACTTACCAAATATCTATCTCTTAGCCCACAAGATGCAACTGAAGAAGCTACAACTGAATTGCTGGGCATTCTCTTCAGTAGTGCAGAAATAAGGCACCATGAGTCAGCACTTGGTGTTGTTAACCAACTTGTGGCAGTCCTCCGTCTAGGAGCAAGGAATTCACGTTACAGTGCTGCAAAGGCATTAGAGAGCTTGTTTTCTGCTGACCATGTGAGGAACAGTGAGTCAGCTAGGCAGGCTATTCAACCACTTGTGGAGATTCTGAGTACTGGCATGGAGAGGGAGCAGCATGCAGCTATATCAGCCCTTGTTAGGCTTCTCTGTGACAATCCCTCGAGAGCACTTGCGGTTGCAGATGTTGAGATGAATGCTGTGGATGTTCTGTGCCGTATTCTTTCTTCCGACTGTTCAGCGGAGTTGAAAGGAGATGCTGCAGAACTATGCTGTGTTCTATTTGCAAATACAAGGATCCGTTCAACAATGGCGGCAGCACTTTTTGTGGAACCCCTGGTTGGTCTACTGGTTAGCGAAGCGAACCCTGCCCAGCTTTCTGTGGTTCGTGCATTGGATAGGGTTCTAGATGATGAGCAGCTAGCAGAATTAGTGGCAGCACATGGAGCTGTTGTTCCTCTTGTCGGTCTTTTGTATGGCAGAAACTACATGCTTCATGAGGCGGTTGCTAGAGCTTTGGTGAAACTTGGAAAGGATAGACCAGCTTGCAAATTGGAAATGGTGAAAGCTGGTGTAATTGAGAGTATTCTTGATATTCTCCATGATGCTCCGGATTTTCTTTGCATTGCATTGGCGGAAATGCTTCGGATTTTGACAAACAATGCTAGCATAGCAAAAGGTCCATCTGCAGCCAAAGTAGTACAGCCTCTTTTCTCTTTGCTCTCTAAGGCAGACATGGGTCCTGAAGGGCAGTATAGCGCTTTGCAGGTTCTTGTGAATATTTTGGAGCATCCTGAATGCCGCGCTGATTATAACTTGACACCTCGCCAAACTATTGAGCCAGTCATTACCCTATTGAATTCATCCCCACCAGCTGTGCAACAATTAGCTGCAGAACTCCTATCCCATCTTCTTTTAGAAGATCACCTTCAGAAGGATACAATAACAGAGCAAGCTATTACTCCTCTTATTCAAGTTCTTTCATCAGGTTTGCCAAATCTACAGCAGAGAGCTATAAAAGCTCTTGCCAACCTGGCAATAGCCTGGCCAAATACAATTGCAAAGGAGGGTGGTGTTTTCGAGCTGTCCAAGGTTTTGTTGCAATCTGACCcacctttgcctcatgttgtgTGGGAATCTGCAGCATCCGTCTTGTCTAGCATTTTGCAGTACAGTACTGAGTTTTTCCTTGAGGTTCCTGTTGCAGTACTAGTGCAGTTGCTCAGATCAGGAACGGAAAGCACTGTTGTTGGTGCTTTGAATGCCCTGCTTGTATTGGAGAGTGATGATTCAACAAGTGCAGAAGCAATGGCTGAAAGTGGTGCTGTGGAAGCATTGCTAGATCTCCTGAGGAGTCATCAATGTGAGGAAACTGCTGCCAGACTCATTGAGGCTTTGCTTAACAATGTAAGAATAAGGGAGGCGAAGGCTGCTAAAAATGCTATTGCACCTTTGTCCATGTACCTTCTGGATCCACAGACACAGTCTCAACAAGGAAGATTGCTTGCTGCTCTTGCTCTTGGAGATCTGTTCCAAAACGAAGGTCTTGCTCGTTCTACTGATGCTGTTGCAGCATGCCGTGCTTTGGTTAATCTCCTCGAAGATCAACCAACTGAAGAGATGAAAGTGGTAGCAATTTGTGCCTTGCAGAATCTAGTTATGTACAGCCGAGCAAATAAGAGAGCAGTTGCAGAATCTGGTGGTGTCCAGGTCCTGCTTGACCTTATCAGTTCTAGCAATCCTGACACTTCCGTTCAGGCAGCAATGTTTGTCAAACTTCTGTTCAATAATCACACTATACAAGAGTATGCAACCAGTGAAACAGTGAGAGTTATAACTG CTTCTATTGAGAAGGATATATGGGCATCTGGAAGTGCTAATGAGGAGTATCTTAAAGCACTTAACGCTTTACTTAGCAACTTCCCTCGTCTAAGGGTCACTGAACCTGCTACGTTATGCATTCCTCATCTTGTAACGTCCCTTAAAACTGGTTCTGAGGCAACTCAAGAAGCAGCACTGGATTCACTATATCTTCTCAGGCAAGCTTGGTCAGCTTGCCCAGCTGAAGTATTCAAAGCTCAGTCAGTGGCTGCCTCTGAGGCTATTCCTTTACTTCAGTACTTGATACAGTCTGGCCCACCCCGGTTTCAAGAAAAAGCAGAACTGCTTCTTCAATGCTTGCCTGGGACACTTACAGTTACCATAAAGCGCGGCAACAATCTAAGACAATCGGTTGGAAATCCTAGTGCATTCTGCAAGCTTACTCTTGGAAATAATACGCCGAGGCTGACAAAG ATTGTATCCACTGGCGCAACTCCTGAATGGGATGAAGCCTTTGCATGGGCCTTTGACAGCCCTCCCAAAGGCCAGAAACTCCATATCTCCTGCAAAAACAACAGCAAATTCGGAAAG AAATCATTCGGGAAAGTGACTATCCAAATTGACCGGGTTGTCATGCTGGGCTCAGTCGCGGGTGAGTACACCCTGCTACCTGAGAGCAAAAGCGGTCCCAATAGGAACCTGGAAATCGAGTTCCAGTGGTCAAACAAATAA